From the Xyrauchen texanus isolate HMW12.3.18 chromosome 37, RBS_HiC_50CHRs, whole genome shotgun sequence genome, one window contains:
- the LOC127631244 gene encoding uncharacterized protein LOC127631244, translating into MEKTFSYRRQEILKGEPLIADVNSRWPALFTAIEIDREFHRISTLPLLSTFCAALDQYTTRLMEIFQCKGGAAGRKIRNVMLEISKDDTIHTRRACVLKSLCIYLNEDHEKLVKEYMDTDLESSASMEQTVMGVYVIQKEGACAEDDPEDIGVLVEGVKVLGKLPNIGDACALLFGLIYCLNLSYPPDLKCTFEVMRKILMNLDGQRLSSKAQFLKNKLM; encoded by the exons ATGGAGAAGACTTTCTCATATAGGAGGCAAGAAATCCTTAAAGGAGAGCCTTTGATTGCAGATGTCAATAGCAGATGGCCAGCTCTGTTCACTGCGATAGAG ATCGATAGGGAGTTCCATCGCATATCAACTTTACCTCTACTTTCTACATTCTGTGCTGCTCTCGACCAGTACACTACACGCCTGATGGAGATATTTCAATGCAAAGGTGGAGCAGCtggaagaaaaataagaaatgtcATGTTGGAGATTTCCAAG GACGACACAATTCATACGAGACGTGCATGTGTCCTCAAGTCCTTGTGCATCTACTTGAACGAAGACCACGAGAAACTTGTGAAGGAATATATG GACACAGACCTCGAGTCCAGCGCATCCATGGAGCAAACTGTGATGGGGGTGTATGTCATTCAAAAGGAGGGTGCGTGTGCTGAAGATGACCCAGAGGACATCGGTGTCCTGGTCGAAGGTGTGAAGGTCCTCGGCAAGTTACCAAACATTGGGGATGCCTGTGCTTTGTTATTTGGACTAATATACTGTCTGAACCTTAGCTACCCACCAGACCTCAAATGCACCTTTGAAGTGATGCGGAAGATTCTCATGAATCTGGATGGCCAGAGGTTATCATCCAAGGCACAGTTCCTAAAAAACAAGCTCATGTAG